The following coding sequences lie in one Chelatococcus sp. YT9 genomic window:
- a CDS encoding enolase C-terminal domain-like protein, with the protein MVKIKEVRAFPIRNEMVGALYKEGKLANGPTATRPPWTRDAEVAGPLSGYPRFKAKRSSWRFDGSVGCLVTAEDGTTGFGVTRHGQPVIALINDHFAGLLAGENALATERAWDIMMRASSPYGSGGLSAYAISAVDLALWDLKGKILGAPVYALAGGPAHDRVFCYATGNDTDWHMELGFRATKLALPYGAFSGLDGLARNEELVARTRALVGADVEILLDCWLALDVDFAVRLAERLKPYNLGWIEDALLPEPMEAHAALRNRLPWMTLAGGEHWYLPAQFLEAANRQLLDVFQPDICWAAGLTGCLRINHIAEAAGIKVMLHAGMNTPYGQHLTFASANMRWGEFFVGSAPGQPLADALVFPGMAVPENGWLVPSDEPGFGLGLTEKALEALVL; encoded by the coding sequence GTGGTGAAGATCAAGGAAGTCCGTGCCTTTCCCATCCGCAATGAGATGGTAGGCGCGCTCTACAAGGAAGGCAAACTGGCGAACGGCCCCACCGCGACGCGGCCGCCCTGGACGCGTGATGCGGAAGTCGCCGGACCCTTGTCAGGCTATCCCCGCTTCAAGGCCAAGCGTTCAAGTTGGCGTTTCGATGGATCGGTGGGGTGTCTCGTCACGGCTGAGGACGGGACGACGGGCTTCGGCGTCACACGCCATGGTCAGCCGGTGATAGCGCTCATCAACGATCATTTCGCCGGCCTGCTGGCGGGCGAGAATGCGCTCGCGACCGAGCGCGCCTGGGACATCATGATGCGCGCGTCGTCGCCTTACGGCTCTGGCGGGCTCAGTGCCTATGCGATCAGCGCGGTCGATCTCGCCCTGTGGGATCTCAAGGGCAAGATCCTCGGCGCGCCGGTCTACGCGCTGGCGGGCGGTCCGGCGCATGACCGCGTGTTCTGCTATGCCACGGGCAACGACACCGATTGGCATATGGAGCTTGGTTTCCGCGCCACGAAACTGGCGCTGCCTTACGGCGCGTTCTCCGGCCTCGATGGGCTCGCCCGTAATGAGGAACTCGTGGCGCGCACCCGGGCGCTTGTCGGCGCGGATGTCGAGATCCTTCTCGATTGCTGGCTGGCGCTTGATGTCGATTTCGCCGTCCGCCTCGCCGAGCGCTTGAAGCCCTACAACCTCGGCTGGATCGAGGACGCGCTCCTGCCCGAGCCGATGGAGGCCCACGCCGCCCTGCGGAACCGCCTGCCCTGGATGACCTTGGCAGGAGGCGAGCATTGGTACCTGCCTGCTCAGTTCCTTGAAGCGGCCAACCGCCAGCTGCTCGACGTGTTCCAGCCGGACATCTGCTGGGCGGCGGGCCTCACGGGCTGCCTGCGCATCAACCACATCGCAGAAGCCGCCGGCATCAAGGTCATGCTCCATGCGGGCATGAACACGCCCTATGGCCAGCATCTCACCTTCGCTTCCGCTAACATGCGCTGGGGCGAGTTCTTTGTCGGCTCGGCGCCGGGGCAGCCGCTCGCGGACGCACTTGTCTTTCCGGGGATGGCCGTGCCGGAGAACGGTTGGCTCGTGCCGAGCGATGAACCGGGCTTCGGCCTCGGCCTGACGGAAAAAGCGCTCGAAGCGCTCGTCCTCTGA
- a CDS encoding ABC transporter permease, whose amino-acid sequence MYAQYVARRFGMMLLVIVLAVSINFLLPRLMPGDPVEAQLNQLLATGGGGGDISAMVEAYRARFGLDQPLIAQYLSYWKAVFSLDLGVSLAAYPERVSHAILAGLPWTLGLLGFATAVSFVIGTWLGGLLGWPRTPRVTRAFGTSLILFSSVPYFLIGMVLLYLFAIVFRWFPAGGGMPFGQSVGFNWQTLTAIAWHGTLPAASIILAEIGAWALGMRGMMVSVLGEDYITLAEAKGLKPRRIFRWYGLRNALLPQLTKLAMALGHIVSGAILVEVIFSYPGIGFRLYQAIQANDYFVIQGIVLLLSVSIAIAMFILDLAYPLIDPRITTGRD is encoded by the coding sequence ATGTATGCACAGTACGTCGCGCGCCGCTTCGGCATGATGCTTCTCGTCATCGTGCTCGCGGTGTCGATCAACTTTCTCCTGCCCCGGCTGATGCCAGGCGATCCGGTGGAGGCCCAGCTCAACCAGCTGCTGGCGACCGGCGGCGGCGGTGGCGATATCAGCGCGATGGTCGAAGCCTACCGCGCCCGGTTCGGGCTCGATCAGCCGCTCATCGCCCAATATCTGTCCTACTGGAAGGCCGTCTTCAGCCTTGATCTCGGTGTGTCGCTCGCAGCCTATCCCGAACGCGTCTCGCACGCCATTCTCGCGGGTCTTCCCTGGACGTTAGGCCTTCTCGGCTTCGCGACGGCGGTCAGCTTCGTCATTGGAACATGGCTCGGCGGATTGCTCGGCTGGCCGCGGACGCCACGCGTAACCCGCGCTTTTGGTACCAGTCTGATCCTGTTCTCGTCGGTTCCCTATTTCCTGATCGGAATGGTGCTTCTCTACCTCTTCGCCATTGTTTTCCGGTGGTTTCCAGCGGGTGGTGGCATGCCTTTCGGCCAGTCGGTAGGGTTCAACTGGCAGACGCTGACGGCGATCGCTTGGCATGGGACTCTGCCGGCCGCCTCCATCATCCTCGCCGAGATTGGCGCCTGGGCGCTCGGCATGCGCGGCATGATGGTCAGCGTGCTCGGTGAGGACTACATCACGCTCGCAGAGGCCAAGGGCCTCAAACCGCGCCGGATCTTTCGCTGGTACGGCCTGCGCAACGCACTGCTGCCGCAACTTACGAAACTGGCCATGGCGCTTGGCCATATTGTATCAGGCGCTATCCTGGTGGAGGTCATCTTCTCCTACCCAGGCATCGGCTTCCGCCTCTATCAGGCGATCCAGGCCAACGACTACTTCGTGATCCAGGGCATCGTGCTGCTGCTCTCGGTGTCGATCGCCATTGCCATGTTCATTCTCGATCTTGCCTACCCGCTCATCGATCCGCGCATCACGACGGGGAGGGACTGA